One genomic region from Streptomyces sp. NBC_00582 encodes:
- a CDS encoding DUF5925 domain-containing protein yields the protein MSAHPHDALPIRLTVDDSDSPSDVVDALFLGRFATGEQPYSHAVNIDRVRSGATLLPPQARVLRMARDDDRSATLAEGDGWTLLVSRWNRGADVTVTATTAELAAKVLDEATDGAADEPEPQPENVTMGFWYVSPRRGPHRTTRQISAGTWEEVRPNYTAPVAEAMDRLMATTPEDIAGRLLLLHGPPGTGKTSALRTLARSWRDWCQVDCVLDPERLFSDVGYLMDIAIGEEDAAGKGRWRLLLLEDCDELIRGEAKHTAGQALSRLLNLTDGLLGQGRNVLVGVTTNEDLERLHPAVVRPGRCLARIEVGPLTRAEAVGWLGTEEGIGREGATLAELYALRRGTSPTSLPEPRDRSDAGLYL from the coding sequence ATGTCTGCGCACCCACACGACGCTCTGCCGATCCGGCTCACCGTCGACGACTCCGACTCCCCGTCCGACGTCGTCGACGCGCTGTTCCTCGGCCGCTTCGCGACGGGCGAGCAGCCGTACTCGCACGCGGTGAACATCGACCGCGTCCGCTCCGGCGCGACCCTGCTGCCGCCGCAGGCGCGGGTGCTGCGCATGGCCCGCGACGACGACCGCAGCGCGACACTCGCCGAGGGCGACGGCTGGACGCTGCTGGTCTCCCGCTGGAACCGCGGCGCCGACGTCACGGTCACCGCGACCACCGCCGAACTCGCCGCGAAGGTGCTGGACGAGGCCACGGACGGCGCGGCCGACGAGCCCGAACCCCAGCCGGAGAACGTGACCATGGGCTTCTGGTACGTCTCCCCGCGGCGCGGCCCGCACCGCACCACCCGCCAGATCTCCGCGGGGACGTGGGAGGAGGTCCGCCCCAACTACACGGCCCCCGTGGCCGAGGCGATGGACCGGCTGATGGCGACGACCCCGGAGGACATCGCCGGCCGGCTGCTCCTGCTGCACGGCCCGCCCGGCACCGGCAAGACCTCCGCGCTGCGCACCCTGGCCCGGTCCTGGCGGGACTGGTGCCAGGTGGACTGCGTCCTCGACCCCGAGCGGCTCTTCTCCGACGTGGGCTATCTGATGGACATCGCGATCGGCGAGGAGGACGCGGCGGGCAAGGGCCGCTGGCGGCTGCTGCTCCTGGAGGACTGCGACGAGCTGATCCGCGGCGAGGCCAAGCACACGGCGGGCCAGGCGCTGTCCCGTCTGCTCAACCTGACCGACGGCCTGCTCGGCCAGGGGCGCAACGTGCTGGTCGGGGTCACGACCAACGAGGACCTGGAGCGACTCCACCCGGCCGTGGTCCGCCCGGGCCGCTGTCTCGCCCGCATCGAGGTCGGCCCGCTGACCCGCGCGGAGGCGGTCGGCTGGCTGGGCACCGAGGAGGGCATCGGCCGCGAGGGGGCCACGCTGGCGGAGCTGTACGCGCTGCGGCGGGGCACCTCCCCGACCTCCCTGCCGGAACCGAGGGACCGCTCCGACGCGGGGCTCTACCTGTAG
- a CDS encoding SGNH/GDSL hydrolase family protein, with amino-acid sequence MRHSRLVVFLSSLLLAAAAALTGATAAQASQLAATGGYVALGDSYSSGVGAGGYISSSGSCKRSTKAYPYLWNAAHSPSSFTFAACSGARTDEVLANQLGGLNSSTGLVSISIGGNDAGFADVMTTCVTSSDSTCVSRINTARAYVDSTLPGKLDTVYSAISSKAPNAQVVVLGYPRFYRLGTVCLGLSETKRSAINNAADYLDAAVARRAAAHGFTFGDVRTTFSGHEICSNSSWLHSLNLLNIGESYHPTAPGQSGGYLPVLNGAARVTP; translated from the coding sequence ATGAGACATTCCCGACTTGTCGTATTCCTGAGCTCACTCCTCCTCGCCGCAGCCGCCGCCCTCACCGGGGCGACCGCCGCGCAGGCGTCCCAACTCGCCGCGACCGGCGGCTACGTGGCGCTCGGAGACTCCTACTCCTCCGGCGTCGGAGCGGGCGGCTACATCAGCTCCAGCGGCAGTTGCAAGCGCAGCACCAAGGCGTACCCGTACCTCTGGAACGCCGCCCATTCACCCTCCTCGTTCACGTTCGCCGCCTGCTCGGGCGCCCGAACGGATGAAGTTCTGGCGAATCAGCTCGGCGGTCTGAACTCCTCCACCGGCCTCGTCTCGATCAGCATCGGCGGCAACGACGCCGGCTTCGCCGACGTCATGACGACCTGCGTCACCAGCTCCGACAGCACCTGCGTCAGCCGCATCAACACGGCCCGGGCGTACGTCGACTCGACCCTGCCCGGCAAGCTCGACACCGTCTACTCGGCGATCAGCTCCAAGGCCCCCAACGCCCAGGTCGTCGTCCTCGGCTACCCCCGCTTCTACCGGCTCGGCACGGTCTGCCTCGGCCTGTCCGAGACCAAGCGCTCCGCCATCAACAACGCGGCCGACTACCTCGACGCCGCCGTCGCCCGCCGCGCCGCCGCCCACGGCTTCACCTTCGGCGACGTCCGTACGACGTTCAGCGGGCACGAGATCTGCTCCAACAGCTCCTGGCTGCACAGCCTCAACCTGCTCAACATCGGCGAGTCCTACCACCCGACGGCGCCCGGCCAGTCGGGCGGCTATCTGCCCGTGCTGAACGGCGCCGCCCGAGTCACTCCGTAG
- a CDS encoding serine/threonine-protein kinase, with protein MSEEPGSERLIAGRYRLLTPLGEGGMGTVWRARDEVLGREVAVKEVRAPAGLPASDVERMYARLEREAWAAARVANRNVVTVYDVAMQDGRPWIVMEIVRGISLAELLDAEGPLEPARAAHIGAEVLSALRAAHEAGVLHRDVKPANVLMSNDGRVVLTDFGIATVEGTSALTMTGEVIGSPEFLAPERALGRTPGPESDLWSLGVLLYAAVEGNSPFRHDTPLSTLRAIVDEELPPPRRAGPLAPVIEGLLRKDPAERLPAERAEQDLRLVAAGGTPSGGGGPRSAPVAPAPYGAYAPTVSTPPTPVEPFRQEPPPPWTDTGSRREEPGPDRRSRTVFVIGVIVLALAVAGLTYGLLNRGDDDKGASGGVTSSQTQGLSSTPSPDRSSGTPSASPSPSHSASSAAPRQTVSVSVTGANTDYRGSCPPPNDSAPAFTATITVGRLPATVTYRWVAKDGELSGQTWKTLDFPSGGGKSKQDKVVLSTYAQSGTYENAIGVEVSDPVKTTSAYVPFSVTCETETPSGGASPSSSPTE; from the coding sequence GTGTCCGAAGAACCGGGCAGTGAACGTCTGATCGCGGGCCGCTACCGTCTGCTGACCCCGCTCGGCGAGGGCGGCATGGGGACGGTGTGGCGGGCCCGTGACGAGGTGCTGGGCCGCGAGGTCGCCGTCAAGGAGGTGCGCGCCCCGGCCGGGCTGCCCGCCTCGGACGTCGAGCGGATGTACGCGCGGCTGGAGCGGGAGGCCTGGGCGGCGGCCCGGGTCGCCAACCGGAACGTCGTCACGGTGTACGACGTGGCGATGCAGGACGGGCGCCCGTGGATCGTCATGGAGATCGTGCGCGGGATCTCGCTCGCCGAACTGCTGGACGCCGAGGGTCCGCTGGAGCCGGCGCGCGCGGCGCACATCGGCGCGGAGGTGCTGTCGGCGCTACGGGCCGCGCACGAGGCCGGGGTGCTGCACCGGGACGTGAAACCGGCCAATGTGCTGATGTCGAACGACGGCCGGGTGGTGCTCACCGACTTCGGCATCGCGACCGTCGAGGGCACCTCCGCGCTGACCATGACCGGTGAGGTCATCGGCTCCCCCGAGTTCCTCGCGCCGGAGCGCGCGCTGGGGCGCACGCCGGGACCGGAGTCGGATCTGTGGTCGCTGGGCGTGCTGCTGTACGCGGCGGTCGAGGGGAACTCGCCGTTCCGCCACGACACGCCGCTGAGCACCCTGCGGGCGATCGTCGACGAGGAGCTGCCGCCACCGCGGCGGGCCGGTCCGCTGGCACCCGTGATCGAGGGGCTGCTGCGCAAGGACCCGGCGGAGCGGCTGCCGGCCGAGCGGGCCGAGCAGGACTTGCGGCTCGTCGCGGCCGGGGGCACCCCCTCCGGGGGAGGCGGACCGCGCTCCGCCCCGGTCGCTCCGGCGCCGTACGGGGCTTACGCGCCGACCGTCTCGACGCCGCCGACCCCGGTCGAGCCCTTCCGTCAGGAGCCGCCGCCCCCGTGGACGGACACCGGCTCCCGTCGGGAGGAGCCGGGGCCCGACCGGCGCAGCCGCACGGTGTTCGTCATCGGGGTGATCGTGCTCGCGCTGGCGGTCGCGGGGCTGACGTACGGACTGCTGAACCGGGGCGACGACGACAAGGGCGCGTCCGGTGGGGTCACCAGCAGTCAGACGCAGGGCCTGAGTTCGACGCCCTCGCCCGACAGGAGCAGCGGGACGCCGAGCGCTTCCCCGAGCCCGAGTCACAGTGCCTCGTCCGCCGCGCCGCGGCAGACCGTGTCGGTGTCCGTCACCGGCGCGAACACGGACTACCGGGGCTCCTGTCCGCCGCCGAACGACTCCGCGCCGGCCTTCACGGCCACGATCACGGTGGGGAGGCTGCCCGCCACGGTGACCTACCGCTGGGTGGCGAAGGACGGCGAGCTGTCCGGCCAGACCTGGAAGACGCTCGACTTCCCGTCGGGCGGCGGGAAGTCGAAGCAGGACAAGGTGGTGCTGTCGACGTACGCGCAGAGCGGGACGTACGAGAACGCGATCGGTGTCGAGGTCAGCGACCCGGTGAAGACGACCTCCGCGTACGTGCCGTTCTCGGTGACCTGTGAGACGGAGACCCCGTCGGGCGGGGCCTCCCCCTCGTCGTCGCCCACGGAGTGA
- a CDS encoding urease accessory protein UreH domain-containing protein translates to MNTRRLFASCAAVFTAGVALALAPSTSASAHPLGNFTVNRYDGLVAAPGQLRVDHVEDLAEIPATQAKPDLERLGTAEWARQRCESAASGSKVTVDGEAVPLTAGRSKAVLRPGQAGLNTLRVECRLTAELPEQRTFSLAFHSEGASTGPGWREITARGDRMTLTKSDVPKTSVSDELTTYPKELLSSPADTATAALTVRPGGSALVEDADRDAPAASVLPRGADRWTRALDSLVARQDLTVGFAALALVIAIGLGAMHAVAPGHGKTIMAATAAARGGRARMKDVLPLAASVTITHTLGVVALGVLVTAGSAAAPSVIAWLGLASGALVLCAGVTLARRAWRNRGHGHSHGHGGHTHSHGPDGGHPHDHGHGHDHGHSHDHSPTPSRELVLAGAPGGRAHSLTKAPAHTHDHPSEHTHDHHHDHDHAHDHAHSHGGHTHSHGGHTHTHAVAPTLRGTILLGFAGGMVPSPSAVVVLVGAAALGHAWFGLLLVVAYGIGLALTLTAAGFAVVRLGAGATRLLDRRPRWTTHPALTLVQRNLPVWSALLVVALGAGLVLKGAASVLG, encoded by the coding sequence GTGAACACCCGTCGTCTGTTCGCCTCCTGCGCGGCCGTGTTCACGGCCGGCGTCGCGCTCGCGCTGGCTCCTTCCACCAGCGCGAGCGCGCACCCCCTCGGCAACTTCACCGTCAACCGCTACGACGGTCTCGTCGCCGCCCCCGGGCAGCTGCGCGTCGACCATGTCGAGGACCTCGCCGAGATCCCGGCGACCCAGGCCAAGCCGGACCTGGAGCGGCTCGGCACGGCCGAGTGGGCCCGGCAGCGGTGCGAGAGCGCCGCGAGCGGCAGCAAGGTCACCGTCGACGGCGAAGCCGTCCCCCTCACGGCCGGCCGCAGCAAAGCGGTGCTGCGGCCGGGCCAGGCCGGCCTGAACACCCTGCGGGTGGAGTGCCGGCTCACGGCGGAGCTGCCCGAGCAGCGGACGTTCTCGCTCGCCTTCCACAGCGAGGGCGCCTCCACCGGCCCCGGCTGGCGCGAGATCACCGCGCGCGGCGACCGGATGACGCTCACGAAGTCCGACGTCCCGAAGACGTCGGTGTCGGACGAGCTGACCACGTACCCGAAGGAACTGCTGTCCTCGCCCGCCGACACCGCGACCGCCGCGCTGACGGTGCGCCCGGGCGGCTCGGCGCTCGTCGAGGACGCCGACCGGGACGCGCCCGCCGCGTCCGTGCTGCCGCGCGGCGCCGACCGGTGGACGCGGGCCCTGGACAGCCTCGTCGCCCGCCAGGACCTCACCGTGGGCTTCGCCGCGCTGGCCCTGGTGATCGCGATCGGCCTCGGCGCGATGCACGCGGTCGCCCCGGGCCACGGCAAGACCATCATGGCGGCGACGGCGGCCGCCCGGGGCGGCAGGGCGCGGATGAAGGACGTCCTGCCGCTGGCCGCGTCGGTCACCATCACCCACACCCTGGGCGTGGTCGCCCTCGGCGTCCTCGTCACGGCCGGCTCGGCGGCGGCCCCCTCGGTGATCGCCTGGCTGGGCCTGGCCAGCGGCGCCCTGGTGCTCTGCGCCGGCGTCACCCTCGCCCGCCGCGCCTGGCGCAACCGGGGACACGGACACAGCCACGGCCACGGCGGCCACACCCACAGCCACGGCCCGGACGGGGGGCACCCGCACGACCACGGCCACGGCCATGACCACGGCCACTCCCACGACCACTCCCCCACCCCCAGCCGCGAGCTCGTCCTCGCCGGGGCCCCCGGCGGCCGGGCGCACAGCCTCACGAAGGCCCCCGCGCACACCCACGACCACCCCTCCGAACACACTCACGACCACCACCACGATCACGATCACGCCCACGACCACGCCCACTCGCACGGCGGGCACACGCACTCCCACGGCGGGCACACCCACACCCACGCCGTCGCCCCCACCCTGCGCGGCACGATCCTGCTCGGCTTCGCCGGCGGGATGGTCCCGAGCCCCTCCGCCGTGGTGGTGCTGGTCGGCGCGGCGGCGCTGGGCCACGCCTGGTTCGGGCTGCTGCTCGTCGTCGCGTACGGCATCGGTCTCGCGCTGACCCTCACGGCCGCCGGGTTCGCCGTGGTCAGGCTCGGGGCCGGGGCGACCCGCCTGCTGGACCGGCGGCCGCGCTGGACGACGCATCCGGCCCTGACGCTGGTCCAACGCAACCTCCCGGTCTGGTCCGCGCTGCTCGTCGTGGCCCTCGGGGCCGGACTGGTGCTCAAGGGGGCCGCATCCGTACTCGGCTGA
- a CDS encoding tetratricopeptide repeat protein: protein MSPRTNDGAPEHERPASGPASEDAAVADPDLSESGQEPAGTDSEDAFAVEDVEATEALEATDSGTDGADVRVAAVRRVAAAGRRWRRVQLGACAAMMAVGLTAGAIAIGAVRDGQAPRVVTAAAVSPGLLASGNLDTAITALQAHLRAQPRDFGSWATLGLAYVEQARTKGDPSRYPQAEQALKRSLSLKKDNDAALAGRAALAAARHDFAGALTYADRALAQNPYSERALCSRIDALVELGRYDDAEKAADLADRRRPGVPVFTRYAYVHELRGDVTTARRVLERALSASTTPGDISYVAAQLGQLAWNQGRYEEALTYYARALAADDTYLPALEGRARAQAASGQRAEAIKGLEAVVARYPLPGPLVALGELYEARGAQGDEEKAQNQYALVDAWTAIARANGVNVDLDTALAAADHGDKATALRAARDDWSRRHTVHTADALAWALHVNGKDAEALSYARQATATGYRNASFLYHRGVIEKATGHPDDARTHLAAALRLNPGFSPLGAREARTALKTLEADQ, encoded by the coding sequence ATGTCCCCGCGTACGAACGACGGCGCACCGGAGCACGAGCGACCGGCATCCGGACCGGCGTCCGAGGACGCCGCCGTGGCGGACCCGGACCTGTCGGAGAGCGGGCAGGAGCCGGCCGGCACCGACTCCGAGGACGCCTTCGCCGTCGAGGACGTCGAGGCCACTGAGGCCCTGGAGGCGACCGACTCCGGTACGGACGGGGCCGACGTCCGGGTGGCCGCCGTACGCCGGGTCGCCGCCGCCGGCCGCCGTTGGCGGCGCGTCCAGCTCGGCGCCTGCGCCGCCATGATGGCGGTGGGACTCACCGCCGGGGCGATCGCGATCGGCGCCGTGCGGGACGGGCAGGCCCCCCGTGTGGTCACCGCGGCCGCCGTGTCCCCCGGTCTTCTCGCGAGCGGGAACCTGGACACCGCCATCACCGCGCTCCAGGCCCATCTGCGCGCCCAGCCCAGGGACTTCGGAAGCTGGGCCACCCTCGGGCTCGCCTACGTCGAACAGGCCCGCACCAAGGGCGACCCCTCCCGCTACCCCCAGGCCGAGCAGGCGCTGAAGCGCTCCCTGTCCCTGAAGAAGGACAACGACGCGGCGCTGGCCGGACGGGCCGCGCTGGCCGCCGCCCGCCACGACTTCGCGGGCGCGCTGACGTACGCCGACCGGGCGCTCGCGCAGAACCCCTACAGCGAACGCGCCCTGTGCTCCCGTATCGACGCCCTCGTCGAGCTCGGCCGCTACGACGACGCCGAGAAGGCCGCGGACCTGGCGGACCGACGACGGCCGGGCGTACCGGTGTTCACCCGCTACGCGTACGTCCACGAACTGCGCGGTGACGTCACCACCGCCCGCCGTGTCCTCGAACGGGCGCTCTCCGCGTCCACCACCCCCGGCGACATCTCCTACGTGGCCGCCCAGCTCGGCCAACTCGCCTGGAACCAGGGCCGCTACGAGGAGGCCCTCACCTACTACGCCCGCGCCCTCGCCGCCGACGACACCTATCTGCCGGCGCTGGAGGGCAGGGCCCGCGCCCAGGCCGCGAGCGGACAGCGGGCCGAGGCGATCAAGGGACTGGAGGCGGTCGTCGCCCGCTATCCGCTGCCCGGCCCGCTCGTCGCCCTCGGCGAGCTGTACGAGGCCCGCGGCGCGCAGGGCGACGAGGAGAAGGCGCAGAACCAGTACGCCCTCGTCGACGCCTGGACGGCGATCGCCCGCGCCAACGGCGTCAACGTCGACCTCGACACCGCGCTCGCCGCCGCCGACCACGGGGACAAGGCGACGGCCCTGCGCGCGGCCCGCGACGACTGGTCCCGCCGGCACACCGTACACACGGCGGACGCCCTCGCCTGGGCCCTGCACGTCAACGGCAAGGACGCCGAGGCCCTTTCCTACGCCCGGCAGGCCACGGCCACCGGCTACCGCAACGCGAGCTTCCTCTACCACCGCGGGGTGATCGAGAAGGCCACCGGTCATCCCGACGACGCCCGTACCCACCTCGCCGCCGCGCTGAGGCTGAACCCCGGCTTCTCCCCGCTGGGCGCCCGCGAGGCCCGTACGGCGCTCAAGACGCTGGAGGCGGACCAGTGA
- a CDS encoding DUF4331 domain-containing protein, with product MTAAISNSGSGRKGVATLICGALAAGGLTAAGVAVLAPGAANASSHREAPLISGTPQYDNTDFYAFVSPDHPDTTTIIANVIPFEEPGGGPNFYQFAEDAQYDVRIDNNGDAKEDLVFRYTFKTNVKNRKSFLYNTGVVDSLYDPDLNVTQTYDLTLIKEKDGRVEHETKLADDVPVAPSNVGKASMPKYSKLRDQAIYKLSNGAKTFAGQADDPFFADLRVFDLLYGGDLSEVGRDTLKGYNVNTIALQVPNDLITESKKQPIVGMWSTIQRENAQGYYEQVSRLGSPLVNEVVNPIKDKDKFNASKPKDDGQFLKNVTNPELPKLIEAIFKIKAPAEPRNDLVDVFLKGVKGLNQPPYVTPSEELRLNTSIQPAKNPKRLGVLDGDNAGFPNGRRLTDDVIDASLQVVEGELVGSKNDLGDAVDKNDKKFENYFPYIALPTAGSRGKTAKSGADTKSALGDGLTTTSENTPLIAASAGAGAAGILLIGGALMWWRRMQRPSYRRH from the coding sequence ATGACTGCAGCTATCTCCAACAGCGGCTCGGGGCGCAAGGGCGTCGCGACTCTCATTTGTGGGGCGCTCGCCGCCGGGGGGCTCACCGCGGCCGGCGTCGCCGTTCTGGCCCCCGGCGCGGCGAACGCCTCCAGCCACCGCGAGGCCCCCCTCATCTCGGGGACCCCGCAGTACGACAACACCGACTTCTACGCGTTCGTCAGCCCGGACCACCCGGACACGACCACGATCATCGCGAACGTGATCCCGTTCGAGGAGCCCGGTGGCGGCCCGAACTTCTACCAGTTCGCCGAGGACGCCCAGTACGACGTCCGCATCGACAACAACGGCGACGCGAAGGAGGACCTGGTCTTCCGCTACACGTTCAAGACGAACGTGAAGAACCGGAAGTCCTTCCTCTACAACACCGGTGTGGTCGACAGCCTGTACGACCCCGACCTGAACGTCACCCAGACCTACGACCTGACCCTGATCAAGGAGAAGGACGGCAGGGTCGAGCACGAGACCAAGCTCGCGGACGATGTGCCGGTGGCACCGTCCAACGTGGGCAAGGCCTCGATGCCGAAGTACTCCAAGCTGCGCGACCAGGCGATCTACAAGCTGTCCAACGGCGCCAAGACGTTCGCGGGCCAGGCCGACGACCCGTTCTTCGCCGACCTGCGCGTCTTCGACCTGCTGTACGGCGGTGACCTCTCCGAGGTCGGCCGGGACACCCTCAAGGGCTACAACGTCAACACCATCGCCCTGCAGGTGCCGAACGACCTGATCACCGAGTCGAAGAAGCAGCCGATCGTCGGCATGTGGTCGACCATCCAGCGCGAGAACGCGCAGGGCTACTACGAGCAGGTCTCGCGCCTCGGCAGCCCGCTGGTCAACGAGGTCGTCAACCCGATCAAGGACAAGGACAAGTTCAACGCGTCCAAGCCCAAGGACGACGGCCAGTTCCTGAAGAACGTCACCAACCCCGAGCTGCCGAAGCTCATCGAGGCGATCTTCAAGATCAAGGCGCCGGCCGAGCCCCGCAACGACCTGGTCGACGTGTTCCTCAAGGGCGTCAAGGGCCTCAACCAGCCGCCGTACGTGACGCCGTCCGAGGAACTGCGCCTCAACACCTCCATCCAGCCGGCGAAGAACCCCAAGCGGCTCGGCGTCCTCGACGGCGACAACGCGGGCTTCCCGAACGGACGCCGCCTCACCGACGACGTGATCGACGCCTCGCTCCAGGTCGTCGAGGGTGAACTGGTCGGCTCCAAGAACGACCTCGGTGACGCGGTCGACAAGAACGACAAGAAGTTCGAGAACTACTTCCCGTACATCGCCCTGCCGACCGCCGGTTCGCGCGGCAAGACCGCGAAGAGCGGCGCCGACACCAAGAGCGCCCTCGGCGACGGCCTCACCACCACCTCCGAGAACACCCCGCTGATCGCCGCGTCCGCGGGCGCCGGCGCCGCGGGCATCCTCCTCATCGGCGGTGCCCTGATGTGGTGGCGCCGTATGCAGCGTCCGTCGTACCGCCGCCACTGA
- a CDS encoding sigma-70 family RNA polymerase sigma factor, giving the protein MEADELLVLVAGGDQRAFEQLYGLVSGPVFGLVRRVVRDPAQSEEVAQEVLLEAWRSAARYDPGRGSALSWILTLAHRRAVDRVRSARAASDREQREGLRYHDPAFDHVAEEVEAGLERQLVRRCLGRLTNLQRQSVTLAYYDGYTYREVAERLKLPLGTVKTRMRDGLTRLRDCLGGAA; this is encoded by the coding sequence ATGGAGGCGGACGAGCTGCTGGTGCTCGTCGCTGGCGGGGACCAGAGGGCATTCGAGCAGTTGTACGGGCTGGTGTCCGGGCCGGTGTTCGGACTCGTGCGCCGGGTCGTGCGCGACCCCGCCCAGTCCGAGGAGGTCGCCCAGGAGGTGCTCCTGGAGGCCTGGCGCTCCGCCGCGCGCTACGACCCCGGCCGGGGCAGCGCCCTGTCCTGGATCCTCACGCTCGCCCATCGGCGCGCCGTCGACCGGGTGCGCAGCGCCCGCGCCGCCTCCGACCGCGAGCAGCGCGAGGGGCTGCGCTACCACGACCCGGCCTTCGACCATGTGGCGGAGGAGGTCGAGGCGGGCCTGGAACGGCAGTTGGTGCGCCGCTGCCTGGGCCGGCTGACGAACCTTCAGCGGCAGTCGGTCACCCTCGCCTACTACGACGGCTACACATACCGTGAGGTCGCCGAGCGGCTGAAGCTGCCGCTGGGCACCGTGAAGACCCGGATGCGCGACGGACTCACGCGGCTGAGGGACTGTCTGGGAGGAGCCGCGTGA
- a CDS encoding anti-sigma factor has translation MSVFGKLFGRGDLHSLAAPYALDALEPDERRRFEKHLGSCDRCAAEVRALAEDAVRLAWSQSAPPPAAMRDRVLAAVRATPQEPGRAPVREYKPQLPPHVWGTPPTPGRPRAPRARRPLFVPLATATAAAALVVASLFAVQANRTQDQLDAERAQARDIAHVLAAPDARANTGRDAKGRSIGVIASASEGEAIVTLSGYGDLAGGQVHQLWLMRPNVQPRSLGLFEGDTPLVATGLDKTSTSLAVTVEPDGGSAQPTSQPIVQLTLKSVGFGE, from the coding sequence GTGAGCGTGTTCGGAAAACTGTTCGGCCGGGGGGACCTGCACTCGCTGGCAGCGCCCTACGCCCTGGACGCCCTCGAGCCCGATGAGCGCCGCCGCTTCGAGAAGCATCTCGGCTCCTGCGACCGCTGCGCCGCCGAGGTGCGGGCGCTGGCCGAGGACGCCGTCCGGCTCGCCTGGTCCCAGTCGGCGCCGCCGCCGGCCGCGATGCGCGACCGGGTGCTGGCCGCCGTACGCGCCACCCCCCAGGAGCCGGGGCGTGCGCCGGTACGGGAGTACAAGCCCCAACTGCCCCCACATGTCTGGGGCACGCCGCCGACACCGGGACGCCCCCGTGCGCCCCGTGCGCGCCGCCCGTTGTTCGTGCCGCTCGCCACGGCCACCGCCGCCGCGGCGCTCGTCGTCGCCTCGCTCTTCGCCGTCCAGGCCAACCGCACCCAGGACCAGCTCGACGCGGAGCGTGCCCAGGCGCGTGATATCGCCCACGTTCTCGCTGCTCCGGACGCGCGGGCGAACACGGGCAGGGACGCCAAGGGCCGCAGTATCGGAGTAATCGCTTCCGCATCCGAGGGTGAGGCGATCGTTACCTTGAGCGGATACGGGGACCTGGCCGGCGGACAGGTGCATCAGCTCTGGCTCATGCGCCCCAACGTGCAACCGCGCTCCCTCGGGCTCTTCGAGGGCGACACGCCCTTGGTCGCGACCGGTCTCGACAAGACCTCCACATCACTCGCCGTAACCGTCGAGCCCGATGGAGGGTCAGCTCAGCCCACCAGTCAGCCGATTGTCCAACTCACCCTGAAATCGGTTGGATTCGGAGAGTGA
- a CDS encoding GntR family transcriptional regulator, translating into MTSFAPDSIVLNRKLPLWYQVSQSLRASILGRSPRDPLRLPTEERLAEHYGVSVLTMRQALKELEDEGLISRHRRRGTFIEPGVRRGAPVRLLGSVDAIVAQQSGMATELLDHGTATVPAELAEHFPDLAEVATYHRLRGDEKTGEPTNHARNYVRPEIAARIDPDDLVRWPMTKVLRDVVGADIARITDTVEARLADPETAHLLRVPLLSPILHYTGVTYDGAGRVLDAAVIHYRGDRFSFTVTLDATPDAT; encoded by the coding sequence GTGACCTCCTTCGCCCCGGACTCGATCGTCCTCAACCGCAAGCTGCCGCTCTGGTATCAGGTGTCGCAGTCGCTGCGCGCCTCGATACTCGGCCGCTCGCCCCGCGATCCGCTGCGGCTGCCCACCGAGGAGCGGCTCGCGGAGCACTACGGGGTGAGCGTGCTGACCATGCGGCAGGCGCTGAAGGAGCTGGAGGACGAGGGGCTGATCAGCCGGCACCGGCGCCGCGGCACGTTCATCGAGCCGGGCGTGCGGCGGGGTGCGCCGGTACGGCTGCTGGGCTCGGTCGACGCGATCGTGGCCCAGCAGTCCGGCATGGCGACCGAGCTGCTGGACCACGGCACGGCCACGGTGCCCGCCGAACTCGCCGAGCACTTCCCGGACCTGGCCGAGGTGGCGACGTACCACCGGCTGCGCGGCGACGAGAAGACGGGCGAGCCGACCAACCACGCCCGCAACTACGTCCGTCCGGAGATCGCCGCCCGGATCGACCCCGACGACCTGGTGCGCTGGCCGATGACCAAGGTGCTGCGGGACGTCGTGGGCGCGGACATCGCCCGGATCACGGACACGGTCGAGGCGCGGCTTGCCGACCCGGAGACCGCGCACCTGCTCCGGGTGCCGCTGCTGAGCCCGATCCTGCACTACACCGGCGTCACCTACGACGGCGCGGGGCGGGTCCTCGACGCCGCCGTCATCCACTACCGGGGCGACCGTTTCTCCTTCACGGTGACTCTCGACGCGACCCCCGACGCGACCTGA